The segment GTCCGGCTTCTTCCTGACCGCCGAGCTGACCGGCACGCCGCTGCAGAAGCGCGGCCTGACCCAGAAGGAGCGGCTGCGACTGCTGCGCTCCCGGATGTCGATGGCGCTCGGGTTCGGTACGGGCCTGACGCTGCTGTTCCTGATCCCGGTGGTCACGGTGCTGGCGATGCCCGGCGCGGTGGCCGGCGCGACGCTGCTGGCCCGGGAGATCTCCCCGTACGAGGTGGAGGGCCCCGGGGGCGACGGGAGCGACGAGGACGACGGGGGCGGCGAGGGCGAGGGGGAGGCCCCGCAGCAGCCGTACCCGGGGCAGAACCCGTACGAGAACCCGTACCCGGGCCAGAACCCGTACCAGCAGAACCCGTACCAGGGCTCGAATCCGTATGCCGATCCGCAGATCGGATGATCGAACCCGTCACCGATCGCGACCGTGATTTGACGTAGCGTCACGGACTGCGCGATAACGTCCCCATGGCCGTTTCCGTGCAGTCCGCCGCCGTGCGCGGCGTCGATCTGGGTGATCCCGCGTTCTGGCGGCTGCCCGCGGAGCTGCGGGCGGCGGCGTTCGCCCGGCTGCGGGAGCGGTCGGGGCCGGTGGGGTTCACCGACCGGGCGACCGGGCGGCGGTGCTGGGCGCTGGTCCGGCACGCGGACGTGACGGCGGCGAGCCGGGCGCCGGAGGTGTACCTGTCGGGGGCGGGCGGGCCGGAGCCGGCCCGCTGGGTGCGGGCGGTGTTCGGCGACTCGATGGCGAACCTGGACGACCCCCGGCACGCCGACCTGCGCCGGGTGGTCGGGCGGGCGTTCACGCCCCGGCTGCTCGCCGCCGTCGAGCGGGACGTCCGGGACACCGCCGCCGAACTGGTCGACCGGCTGGAACGGGAGCGCCCGACCGACTTCGTCGGCGCGGTCGCGGCCGAGCTCCCGTTCCGGGTGATCTGCACGATGATGGGCGTCCCGCCCGAGCGGCGCCGCCGGATCCGGCCCCGGACGGACCGGGCCGCCACCCCCGCCGGGCCGGACCGCCCGGACCTGCGGACGCTGGCCGCGATGCGCTGGACGGCGGCCGCGCTGGGCCGCGAGCGGCGCCGCCGTCCGGCCGGTGACCTGCTCTCCGCGCTGGTCACCGCCGACGCGGACGGCCGGAAGCTGAGCTCCCGCGAACTCGGCGCGTTCTTCGCGCTGCTGCTGGTCACCGGCGTGCAGACCACCCGCGACGCGCTCGCCCACGGCCTGCACCTGCTGACCGCCCACCCCGAGCAGCGCGCCCTGCTGCTCGGCGACCTCGACGCGCACCTGGGCGGCGCGGTCGAGGAGATCGTCCGGTACTCCACCCCGGTCGTCCAGCGCCGCCGCACCGTCGCCGTCGACCACCGGCTGTCCGGCATCCGGCTCGCGGCCGGCGACCAGGTGGTGCTGTGCTACGGCTCCGCCAACCGCGACGAGGCGGTCTTCGCCGACCCCGACGCCTTCGACATCACCCGCTCGCCCAACCCCCACCTCGGCTACGGCGGTGGCGGCCCGCACTTCTGCCTCGGCGCCCACCTGGCCCGCCAGGAGCTGCGCGTCATGTTCCGCGAACTGTTCACCCGCCTCCCGGAGCTCCGCTCCACCGCCGCCCCGGAGACCGTCCCGTCCTCCTTCGGCCACCGGGTGCGCGCGCTGGAGTTCACGTTCTGACGAAGGGTTGGGGGCGCTGTGGAGAACCGCAACACGATCAACAACGGGACGTTCGTCGGGCCGGTTGTTCGGAGCGACAACGCGACAGCGGTGTTGCCCACGCTGCCGCAGTCGGCCCCCGGCGGACTGCCCTCCCCCTCTCCTGCACTGATCGGGAGGGATGCGGAACTTGCCGAACTGGCACGGGGGTTCCATGGGAACGGGCCGACCGGGAGATTGATCACCGGCCTGCCGGGTGTGGGCAAGACCGAACTCGCCGTGCACGCCGCGCGCCGCGCGCTCGCTTCCGGGCGCTATCCGGGCGGGGTGCTGTTCCTCGACCTGCACGGTTACGACGAGGACCGTCGCGTCGGCCCGCACCGCGCCCTCGGCTCGCTGCTGCGAGCGCTCGGTGTCCCGGACGATCAGGTGCCCGCGGAGACGGAGGAGCGCCGCGCGCTCTACCGCACCAAACTTACCGAGCGTGCGCACCACAATCCTTTGCTGGTGCTGCTCGACAATGCGAGCAGTAGCGCCCAGGTTCGCGACCTGCGGCCGGGCGATCCCGGGATCCCGTTGCTGGTCACTTCCCGGCACACCCTCAGCGACCTGCAACTGCCGATCCTCGACCTGCCGGTACTGGATGTCGACGCCGGTGTCGAACTGCTCGCCCGAGGCCTCCGCGAACTCGACTCAGGTGACCACCGGGCTGCCGAACAGCCGGATGCCGCACGGGAGGTGGCCGAACTCTGCGGCGGCCTCCCGCTCGCCCTCGCAGTGGTCACCGCTCTGCTGGGCGACCTCCCCGCCCGCCCGCTGACCTCGATGGCCCAAGCCCTGCGCGACACTCGCAGCCGCCTCGCTCGCCTGACGCGCGAGGACCTTGCCGTTCGTGCCGCCTTCCAGCTCTCCTACCGCCACCTCCCGGCCGATCAGGCCCGTCTCTTCCGTTTGTTCTCCCTCAATCCCGGCCCTGACGTTTCCACCGAGATCGCCGCCCGTCTCGCCGATCTCCCGGCCGAGGAGGCAGAACTCCTCGTCCATGCCCTGACCCGCGCCCACCTGACCCAACCGGGCAGTGTGTACGGCCGTTGGCGGATGCACGACCTGATGCGGTTGTACGCGGAGGAGTTGTGCCGGGAGAAGGAGACAGCCAGAACCAGGAAGCTCGCCGCAGACCGGATGCTGGAGTCCTATCGCCACCTCGCACTCGAGGCCGACCAGCAGATCCAGCCGGGGCCCGAGCCCGGTAGGTACTTCCCCGACCGTGCCGCCGCCCTCGCTTGGCTGGAGGCCGAGTACCCCAACCTCCAAGCCGCAGCGATGGCCGCACCGGAACTGGGGCGTCCTGACGTCATCGTGCTGCTGCACATCGCGCTGCTCGACTACCAGATGCTGAGGCGCCACCTGGCGGATTGCGAGGACATCGCCCAGCGGACCCTCGACGTGGTGCGTACCTCGAACGATCCCGCGATCCGGGAGGTACTGCCCGACGTCTTGAACAACCTGGGCACGGTCCAACGCGAGTCGCGCCGTTTCACGGAATCCGTCGCCTGCTATCTGAAGGCGCGGGAACTCTACGCGGCGCGGGGCGAGACCTCGACCGAGGCGACCGTCCTCAGCAACCTCGGGCTGACCTACCAGGAGATGGAGCGGCCGGCCGAAGCCGTGGAGGTGCTGCACGAGGCGCTGGCCACCTTCCCGCCAGACGGGAACCTGCGGGAGCGTGGGATGGCGTACACCAATCTGGGAAGGGCGTTGCACCAGTTGCACCGGTTGCCCGAGGCGGCCGACGCCTACCGTGCGGACCTCGACATCTGCCGGGTGATCCACGACCGCCGTGGAGAGGCGATCACACTCAACAACCTGGGCATGGTGTTGCGCGACCAGAACCGCGGGGCCGAGGCGGTGTCCGCTTTCGAGGCGGCGAGGCGGGCGGCTCGTGCGTCGCAGGATCACCACCTGGCCGCGCAGGCGGGCGCCAACCTCGCCCTCGTGCGGGGGTTGGCCGGTGCGGAGGAGCTGACGACGGTCATCACCGGCCTCACCGAGACCGCCGAGGCCATGGATCGGCTGGGAGACGGGTACAGGGCTGCCCAGGTCCGCTGTCACCTCGGTGTGGCGCTGGTGAAGGCCGCGCGCTGGAACGACGCGATGCGGGTCCTGCACGAGGTCCTGGCCGCAGGCGTCGAACTGGAGGATCTGCGCACGCAGTGTGCGGCGCTGGACACGCTCGGCATGCTCTACGTCGGTGCCCGCCGGTTCGCGGCAGCAGTCGATTGCTGGACCGAGGTCGCGGAGCGCTGGGCGGACCTCGACGACCAGTTGTTGTGGGGCCGAGGTCTGGCGCGTCGCGCGATGGCGCTCAGCGCCCTCGGCCGCCGGGCCGAAGCCCGTGCGGACCTCCAGGACGCGATCGAAGCCTTCAGGGCGGACGGCTCTGCCGCGGCAGCGGCCCGCGACTTGCTGGAGCGCGGCAGGACGACTCGGGGCAGACAGGTGCAGACCTGGGAAAACGTTCGGGGCGGTCACCGCTCCGCGCGCTGACCGCCCCGGCCGGCCGGTGTCAGGACGGGTGGCTGCCCACCGCGTCGCGGATCTCGGCGCCCAGCACGCTGTTGGCGCGGGCGCAGTGGGCGCCGCAGAAGAAGCGGCCGGCCACCTCGACGCCGTGGCCGACGATGCGGACGGTGCACTGCTCGCAGCGCGGCGCGAGCTTCTCCATCGCGCACTCGAAGCTGTCGAAGACGTACGTGTCACCGGTGATCGTCTTGATCTCGAAGGACAGCCAGTAGTCGTTCTGGCACACCACGCAGACCGCCATGTCGGGCTCCTCTCGCCGTACGGGTCCACCGCCGAGTCTCGGACCGGCGCGGCCCGGCGGCAATCGGCGGCGGTCCGAACGGATAGCCCGGGGCGAAAAGGGGGGAGAACCAGGGGAGAGGGAGGGGGACGGTCGTCCGACGGCGGGCGGCCGGGCGGCAGGGGGCGGGGTGACAGCCTAGGAGGCCGAGATGATCATCCGAATCTGGGAGGCGCAGGTCGCCCCGCAGCGCGCCGACGCCTTCTGCGCCAGGCTCGCCGCCAGCGTGCTGCCCGGCCTCGACGCGTGGGACGGCTTCCTCGGCGGCGAACTGCTCCGGGCCTGCTCCGACGGGGACCACCGGGTGCGGATGATCACCCGCTGGCGGGACGAGGAGGCGCTGCGGGCGTACGCGGGGCCGATGTGGCGGATCCGGCCGGTCTGGTCGGAGGGCGAACTGCACGAACTGGAGCACCCGCCGACGGTGGCGCACTTCCACTCGCTGAGCCGCCGGGAGCGCGAGGCCGCCCGGCCCGCCGCGGCCGGCTGAACGAGCGGCGGGGCGGGGCGGTGGGGCGCGGGCGCGGGAGGGCTCAGGCGCGGGCCGAGGGGTCGACCGGGATGCCCGCGTCCGCCTTCACCTGCTTCATCGTGAGGTGCGAGTGCACCTGCGCGATGCCCGGCAGCCCCGAGAGCACGTCCGTCACGAACCGCTCGTACGCGGCCAGGTCGGCCACCGCGATCCGCAGCAGGTAGTCCGGGTCGCCGAACAGGCGGTGCGCCTCGACCACCTCCGGCAGTTCGGCCACCCGGCGCTCGAACTCGCTCACCGTGGCCCGGTCCTCGTGCCGCATCACCACCGTCACGAACGGCTGGAACCCCCGGCCCACCGCCGCCGGATCCAGCCGGGCGCGGTAGTCGCGGATCACGCCCCGCTGCTCCAGGTGCCGCACCCGGCGCAGGCACGGCGACGGGGTCAGGCCGACCCGGTCGGCCAGGTCGGCGTTGCTGATCCGGCCGTCCTGCTGGAGCTCGTGGAGGATTCTGCGGTCGATGCGGTCCATGGCGCAACATTCTGCCAGAGCACGGCCCTGACCAGCGAAAACCGGACATCGGCTGCCAACGGCGGACCGCTAGCGTCCAGCTGCTGAGATTTCCCGCCAATCCGGGGCAGTCCCCGGACCGCTCCCCGAACCGCTCGCCGAAGGTGTCATGGACCCGCACGCCCTGCTGCTCTTCCTCGGCGTCGACGTGCTGATGGTCTGCACGCCCGGCCCCGACTGGCTGTACATCGTCGCCCGCGGCCTCGGCCAGGGCCGCCGCACCGCGCTCACCGCCGTCGCCGGCGTCTGCGCCGGCTACGCCGTGCACACCCTGCTCTCCGCCGCCGGCCTCGCCGCCGCGCTGCGCGCCGTCCCCGCCCTGCTGCCCGCGCTGCGCCTGGCCGGGGCCGGCTACCTGGCCTTCCTCGCGGCCGGCATGCTCCTCGCCCTCCGCCGCGGCGCCCCCGTCCGCACGGTCGAGGCCACCGGACCGCAACCCGCCCGGACGGTCCTGCGGCAGTCCCTGCTCACCGCGCTGCTCAACCCGAAGGGCCTGCTGCTCTACCTCTCGCTCGTCCCGCAGTTCGTCACCCCGGACGGCACCCTCCCGGTCGGCGGCCAGGTCGCCGCCCTCGGCGCCGTCAACGTCCTGTGCTGCGCCGCCGTCTACTCCGCCGTCGCCCTCGGCGCGGCCCGCCTCGGCGGCCGCCTCGGCGCCACCCCCACCGCCGCCCGCCGCCTCTCCGCCGTCTCGGCGGTCCTGCTGCTGGCGGTCGCGGGCGTCACCGCCGCGGCGTGACCCCGCCGGGACGCCGCGCGGTTCAGGGCCGCGCCGGCGCCGTGTCGTGGGCGGCCAGGGCGGCGCGGAGGGTGAGCAGGTCGGGGCCGCGGACGGCGTCGAGGCCGGTGAGGGCGGCGGTGCGGCGCAGGCGGTAGTCGACGGTGTTGGGGTGCACCTGGAGGTGGGTGGCGGTGCGGCGGCGGTCGAGGTCGTGGGTGAGGAACGCCCGCAGGGTGGCCAGGAGTTCGGGGCGCGGGGCGAGCGGGGCGAGCAGCGCGGCGAGAGCGTCGCGGGCCGGTCCCGGGCGGCTGAGCTGGTACTCGACCAGGACGTCGGTGAGCAGGTGCGGTCCGGGCCCGCGGCCGGTGGCGGTGGCGACCCGGCGGACGTCGGCGGCCAGCCGGGCGGCGTCGGCGACCTCCGCCGGGGCGGCGGTCGCGGCGCCGGCGGTCAGTTCGGCGCCGCAGGCGCGGGCGAGGCGTTCGAGGAGGGCGGCCAGCGCGGCGCGGTCCGGGACGGGGGAGGGGTGCGGGGAGTCGTCGGGGAGCAGCACCGGCCCGCCGTCGGCGGTCAGTGCGGCCAGCGGGACGCCGTCCGTGCGGCGCTCCAACTCGGCGCGCAGCCGCCGGAGTTTGCGGCGGGCGACGACCGAGCGGTTGACCCCGGGGCGGGTCTCGTCCGGGTGCGGGCCGATCGCGAGGGAGAGCACCAGGTAGCGGGCGGGCAGCCGGATGCCGGCCCGGTCGGCGGCGGCGCGCGGGTCGCCGCCCTCCAGCAGCCGGGAGAGCAGGGCCTGCCGGGAGACCTGTTCGTCGCCGAGCGCGGCCTGCCGCTCCTGCACGTACCCGGCGGCGACCGCGCAGCTGACCACCCGCAGGTAGCCGAGCAGGCGGTCCTGCGCGGTGGCGACGTCGGGCAGGTCGGCGGGGGCGGCCTCGGCCAGCACCCGGGCCGCGCACAGCTGGGCGCCCAGGTGGTAGGCGCCGACCACCGACTCCAGCGGCACGCCCTCGTCGGCGCGGCGGGCCGAGGACTCGCGGATCCGGGCGAGTTCGGCCTCGCCGGGCAGCACGCCGGTGCGCATCACCTCGACGAACGCCCGGATGCCGCGCTCGACCTGACGGGTGAT is part of the Kitasatospora setae KM-6054 genome and harbors:
- a CDS encoding antibiotic biosynthesis monooxygenase family protein, producing the protein MIIRIWEAQVAPQRADAFCARLAASVLPGLDAWDGFLGGELLRACSDGDHRVRMITRWRDEEALRAYAGPMWRIRPVWSEGELHELEHPPTVAHFHSLSRREREAARPAAAG
- a CDS encoding tetratricopeptide repeat protein, which produces MENRNTINNGTFVGPVVRSDNATAVLPTLPQSAPGGLPSPSPALIGRDAELAELARGFHGNGPTGRLITGLPGVGKTELAVHAARRALASGRYPGGVLFLDLHGYDEDRRVGPHRALGSLLRALGVPDDQVPAETEERRALYRTKLTERAHHNPLLVLLDNASSSAQVRDLRPGDPGIPLLVTSRHTLSDLQLPILDLPVLDVDAGVELLARGLRELDSGDHRAAEQPDAAREVAELCGGLPLALAVVTALLGDLPARPLTSMAQALRDTRSRLARLTREDLAVRAAFQLSYRHLPADQARLFRLFSLNPGPDVSTEIAARLADLPAEEAELLVHALTRAHLTQPGSVYGRWRMHDLMRLYAEELCREKETARTRKLAADRMLESYRHLALEADQQIQPGPEPGRYFPDRAAALAWLEAEYPNLQAAAMAAPELGRPDVIVLLHIALLDYQMLRRHLADCEDIAQRTLDVVRTSNDPAIREVLPDVLNNLGTVQRESRRFTESVACYLKARELYAARGETSTEATVLSNLGLTYQEMERPAEAVEVLHEALATFPPDGNLRERGMAYTNLGRALHQLHRLPEAADAYRADLDICRVIHDRRGEAITLNNLGMVLRDQNRGAEAVSAFEAARRAARASQDHHLAAQAGANLALVRGLAGAEELTTVITGLTETAEAMDRLGDGYRAAQVRCHLGVALVKAARWNDAMRVLHEVLAAGVELEDLRTQCAALDTLGMLYVGARRFAAAVDCWTEVAERWADLDDQLLWGRGLARRAMALSALGRRAEARADLQDAIEAFRADGSAAAAARDLLERGRTTRGRQVQTWENVRGGHRSAR
- a CDS encoding cytochrome P450; the protein is MAVSVQSAAVRGVDLGDPAFWRLPAELRAAAFARLRERSGPVGFTDRATGRRCWALVRHADVTAASRAPEVYLSGAGGPEPARWVRAVFGDSMANLDDPRHADLRRVVGRAFTPRLLAAVERDVRDTAAELVDRLERERPTDFVGAVAAELPFRVICTMMGVPPERRRRIRPRTDRAATPAGPDRPDLRTLAAMRWTAAALGRERRRRPAGDLLSALVTADADGRKLSSRELGAFFALLLVTGVQTTRDALAHGLHLLTAHPEQRALLLGDLDAHLGGAVEEIVRYSTPVVQRRRTVAVDHRLSGIRLAAGDQVVLCYGSANRDEAVFADPDAFDITRSPNPHLGYGGGGPHFCLGAHLARQELRVMFRELFTRLPELRSTAAPETVPSSFGHRVRALEFTF
- a CDS encoding Lrp/AsnC family transcriptional regulator; protein product: MDRIDRRILHELQQDGRISNADLADRVGLTPSPCLRRVRHLEQRGVIRDYRARLDPAAVGRGFQPFVTVVMRHEDRATVSEFERRVAELPEVVEAHRLFGDPDYLLRIAVADLAAYERFVTDVLSGLPGIAQVHSHLTMKQVKADAGIPVDPSARA
- a CDS encoding helix-turn-helix domain-containing protein, translating into MTAPNAELPSLPAELASPPAELPSPPTELASPPAELASDGPRFGGRPVHLRLLALAPALAGEVMVRLLDRLPAYHALPPEQLRGEITRQVERGIRAFVEVMRTGVLPGEAELARIRESSARRADEGVPLESVVGAYHLGAQLCAARVLAEAAPADLPDVATAQDRLLGYLRVVSCAVAAGYVQERQAALGDEQVSRQALLSRLLEGGDPRAAADRAGIRLPARYLVLSLAIGPHPDETRPGVNRSVVARRKLRRLRAELERRTDGVPLAALTADGGPVLLPDDSPHPSPVPDRAALAALLERLARACGAELTAGAATAAPAEVADAARLAADVRRVATATGRGPGPHLLTDVLVEYQLSRPGPARDALAALLAPLAPRPELLATLRAFLTHDLDRRRTATHLQVHPNTVDYRLRRTAALTGLDAVRGPDLLTLRAALAAHDTAPARP
- a CDS encoding LysE family translocator, whose protein sequence is MDPHALLLFLGVDVLMVCTPGPDWLYIVARGLGQGRRTALTAVAGVCAGYAVHTLLSAAGLAAALRAVPALLPALRLAGAGYLAFLAAGMLLALRRGAPVRTVEATGPQPARTVLRQSLLTALLNPKGLLLYLSLVPQFVTPDGTLPVGGQVAALGAVNVLCCAAVYSAVALGAARLGGRLGATPTAARRLSAVSAVLLLAVAGVTAAA